The segment TTCCCATGTAAAGACCtgaacaattaaattaaaatttccttCAAGACCCAGTTAGTTTTCTCTCCATTAGAAACATTAACTAATCAGAGAAGGTTCATGTCTTTTTGGTTATAAAGAATGATAGGAAGTAAGTTGGGCCAAAGTTCATGAATATGAAATCAAATTTCATGTGTATCCCTACCATTACTTTATACACTTTTGCCAGTTCCTGCTACAAATAAAGAACATAGCATAGCATGTTAAgacaaaaaatcaaaaacaaaaaacaaaacatagtaGTAAAATCTATATTCTTCAATGCACATGTAAATATAGCCACATAACATTGAAACAGATCTCAGAAACAGTGGAATTTgtggaaaatgaaatcaaattcaaaGGTTGTGTGctcaataataaaaatgatggagTTCATCTTATAAAATAGCAAGCGTGGGATCAACACCAAACATGATAATGTTATTACTAGCAAAGatgttttcaatattttatagaGCCAAAACCTCTTTGCTTGCAAGTACAGAATGAGACTAGTACAAATATGTTAATGTTGTTAATGCCACTACATGAATTCCCCAAGGCTGTATAGACAAAGTAATAACATAGCTTAGAATCACTTTGAATAGTTCCTGAGTACAAAGTTGCTGCGTGTCTTTAACTTCAATGACTGCAACAGGAGAACAGGTGCATCATAACAGTCTGGTTTGGTTTGATAATTGTTGACATCTGATTGGGATTTGTGAAAAACGGTCTATCTGGTGTCGTATTGCTTATGTCTTATACACAGTTAAAACATTTCTAGACTCTTTGGACCAGGGTATGGATGATAAACCCCAGAAAAAAAGTTCCTGAACACTGATCATGTGTTGTAGAATGATGACAGCGCCCACGGCCAGGAAGGATTAACGGCGGCTCCTCATCGTTACACCTCCTACACAGGCTTCAGTCCTCTACTTTTGCTCCATCTTTCCCTTCCACCCCTCCCGTCTCTGTCCTTTTGTAGTGCTGTTCTAGATTAGTCACAGTGAGAAACTGGGGCTCATCTCCATAACGCAGGATTTGTTGTCAATCCTCCGAAGTGAATAAGTATTGCAACTACACCTCAAAAGCAAGTAGTAACTGCTCAGAGGTCCAGCAGTAAGACCCGAGACCCAACAGACTTTAACTTCACCTGTGTGCTGAGCATCGATGAATCAAAGCTGTCAGGactgatttataaaggaaacaCTTTTAAATGACGTAACAAATTTTTGAGGTAGAAACATATTTCTTGGTGcatgaaaaaaaccaaacaagtcTATAATGACTTGTAGGTACAAATAAAGCTGAGCTTGGaggaaaaatatcaaatgatcTAAACACAGGATAGAGTTTGCGGAGTTGGATGTTAAAAGATGAAATCACCCATTAAAAGCATAgcatataaaaaatgtaattaggaAATGCAGAGCactgaaattaattaaattatgaCGCTGAGACAAACTATTTTAAACTCACTGCATATGCACACAACAATACATGTCCATTATTTGGcctgataaagaaaataaaacgtACTGGAACTACTTACCTGAAATATACATATATCCACCATACACAGTCCCAGCGTGGCCATAATGTGGCTCATTCATTTTGGCAACATATGTCCATTCATTTGTCCTTGGGTTATAGCACTCCACAGTAGCTTGAAGAAAAAAGCcgaaagaaggagaaaaaaaagcatgaattaGTAAAAAAAGTAGGTCAAGACACAACTAAGGaggacaaacagcagcaaatgAGGCCTTGGAGGGTCTCAATGTGGGAGCTGAAACAGATTTAAATACACATCCTCACAGCTTCACCAGCCATAGATGGACTTACTGCACAGAAATTATTAATATTCAAGctgtaaaacattttcagaagtCTAAAGTAACTAAAAATAAAGGGGGCAGCATGCCAACAGCATAACCGTCAGGAAATAAGATCCATCACTGGATGGAACCACGTGTAGCAAGCTGAGGACCACTACACCGTCTGCTGCATCTGATCTTTAGCTACAGCTATGATACAGCGGTTATCCTTGACTATAGCAACACAAATGCGGATGGACTGTGACCTGAGATCAGTTAGGTGACACGGGATTCCGAAGGCAGGCGTCTATAGAGACGACAGAGGAAATCTAAAGTCATTATGTGCataactgtattattatttaattgggtgttttttttattttatataagaATACTTAAATACATGatattttgttagtttgtttagTTATTTGACTGAAACATgtgaaatgtgctttttgtctaCATCTTTCAGGTGAAACTAAGAGGGACTAACTAAACTGGCTCATTCCAAACTCTTGATTTACAAAGTGACAGTTTACTATGCAAATGTATGTCTGAAACACAATACAGAGTCATATTTGACataatgttgttgtttctggtcaTTCTGCTGAAGATATCAGCTCATCCTTTGAGTGTACATCATAAGTCATATcatagaaatgacaaaaaaatggcaCTTAAGGAAAAAATTTAGTGagagaaatgtgtttgtaaGCTGCAATAAGAGTGTGTAATATTCACTTTGTAAGATTTGAAACAAACGCCCTCATCAAACAACAGTGTGTTTCAGCAGAGTATTATGGGGCCTTGATAAGAGATCTTATTGTTTATCTTCCCAGCTGAGAGAAGTCACATCTGCATTTAATAGGATAAAAATGTTCTGCTCTTTCCCTGCCACAAACAGGGGTGGAgatatttcacaaaatatcttgTTTTCAGACAGtgaagaaaatggaaagagaaaatTTGTGTTCAAGGACACAGATGTCCCTGCTGCTgggaaaaactaaaaacaaagaaagcaaaACTTAATTTGTGTTGATGTGGATAGACCCAAAACCTCTATTATAACACAGCATGTGATAattgaataaagtcctactctactctctgtACTCATGTGATAAAGAGACAGGTTTACGGAGAAAGACCAGAGGTCATTACCGTCAGTAATTTCGTCTACAGGTAGACCAAGTTAAACTGTAACATCAGATCAGATCCTACAACTATGAGCTGGAAATTTTGGAATTCATGTTaagtttaaaatttgtttttctgaggGCTGTTGGGTTTTGAGTTGTGAACATAACTACTGTGTTTATCATTAACAGCAAATTTTAAGACACTGAATGTCTGCTGTTTGACTGCCACTGTATGATTGAAAAGTAGTTCTGAAACTAACGTTTCCTGAACAACAGATGGACATTGTTCCTGGGCATTCAATACTGTATTTAAGTATGCGTTTGACACAAAAATGGTCCATACAGCTTTACTATTAATATTTTCATACACAACTCAACTCAGCAGTTTTATACATTCCAAAAGCTGGAAAAGGTAGGTATAAACATGATAAATGATTGATGCTTGATTTCACTCCTGACATGATCCTTAATCTCCTGGATTAAAGTCCTGTTCGACCTTCACGTTCATCTCATCCTCGTCCACACGTGGAATGTTTACTGTCATCcgtctttaaaaaaataggcACAGCTAGTTTTATCACGTGGAGTAGACATCATGGTGAAGTCAGTtgatcacaaacaaacaccgtttttttttttaaagaaacacacacatttacttgtATCAAAGCAATAACGCAATTAATATTTAAGTTTGTACAACTGTATatggaaaaaatgtcaaaatctgTCCATTTACATTAAACTGATGTTATAGTTTTTAGGTGAATCAATTTAGAAAATTCACAACCACCAACCAAAAGATTTTTGCTGGCCTATATACTTTGCTTCTTCAGCGAGACTGACATGCCTGTATTCAAATAAATATCAGGCACCCCACTACCACCCCactaaaaacacttttcttcAAAGTACATATTTAAACtgagtaagaaaaaaaacattctgacaACAACAAAGCAAAGTGCACCATTTCAGACTGACAGCATCTTTGTGATGTTAAGTCTCTCTCAGATTTAACAGTGAAAACCCCATATGCTACCCGGAGTCAACAAACATAATGCAGAGGCTGGGCATATCAAGGGGAAACCACACGAAGTGGAACGTAAAGCAGAACAGGCAGTTCTGTAGGCTGGCGGTGAACTGGGCCGTGTTCTCTGGTCTAATTATAACCTAGAAGAGAAGACAGCTCACACAGTGGCCTCCCTCTGTCTACAGTATTTACAAACCTCATTCTAAGTATTGGGTGGCACCTCTCTGTGGTCCACAGTTAGGGCCGCAGAGATTCCTGATTggttatttacaaaaaaactggaATAAAGAGATAAAAAGAATCAGTTCACTAAAGTGTTCTGAGACCAGATGAGAAGAAATAAGTGACTGACAACATGACTACATAGAAACAACAGAATTCACTTACAAAATATGGGCAGTCTTTAACATACAGAAATCCTACTGCAGTACAGTTTGTGCGCTGTCAGTAAATtaacacaggaagtgtgtttaaaaaaaaaaaagaaagataaaacagaGGCACTACTGGTGTCCCTAAAACCACTGGTGCTCATGGAACCAAATAATGGAAGTCATGACCAAAATTGGGATTAAtagaatgcaggaaaaaaaatctaagtcCAGTCCCTTATGTtggtacaaatatttaaaaggcctTCATTTGAATGGGCAAGAGTCATTAAAACATTAGTGCATGTCTTCAGGCTGTAGAGACGAAAGAAATACTTCAAGGTGGAGGATGTGATGGACTGTACAACGtcagagaaaaaaggaaaatcaaatTCTGTAaagaattttaataaaatacttaactacattaaaatgtaaagagttaaaatgttatttacattatactgtaaaaacacttctaaaaaataaaaaaaagtgtcatgaTAATGAACTTCTAAGTATaaaatcatacatttattataccAGCAACATGATGGAACAGTGAATAGTGAGTTGGCACATTGCTTGATTACCAGTGTCAGTCAGCCTCCATTATATTTAAGTGCAGAAACTCCTACagcattaattaaaaagttttttttgttgctctaCTAAAGGAAACCATGAAATAAGCTCACCAAGCTCGCCGGCAGCATTCCTTCCTCCAACAGCATAGAGGTGTCCCTTGAGTGCACTGAGGTGGAAGAAGGTACGCTTCTCATTAAGGCATGCCACCTGCATCCACTTGTTGTAACGGGGGTCGTACCGGAACACTGTGTCCACTGCCGTCTTGCCTTTGGTGTCGTAGTTACTTTGGCCACCGACCACATAGAGAAAGTTGCCGATGACTGCAATGCCATGTTGGTAGCGAGGTGCATCCATTGGTGCCAGCGCTTTCCACTCATGAGCCTTCTCATCAAACAGACGTAGCTCCTTGCTAACGACTAGCTGCTGGCGCAGAACACCACCCAGGGTGACAAGGTGGGCACTATCCGAGCGGATGGCTGTCCGTTCTGACTGCATAACTGGCTGCATGTAGGGCATCATTTGGTAGTTGCTAGCCTCTAGGAGAAGGTTGACACAGGTGTTGTCCGTGCGCATAAAATCCACTGTCTGTACATGATTGATGAGCTCCTGTGGGTTCATGAGTGGAAAGCGGATGTTCTTCATGAGCTTTGGGGCATAGTCCATACGACCGTCTTCGTAGCGTAACCAGCGGCATGCAGCCTTGAATAGGTCCAACTCAGTGCAGTGTTTCAAGCTGTTACTGGAAAGTACAAAAGCCAACCGCTCAAAAGGTAGCTTGACAAACTCTCCTGTACCCAGCAGTGAAGGGaaattcttcaaaataaaattgttgacATATTTGTCCACCTCTGTGAGGTTGTATGTGTTGGCAATACGCCCCACCTCCACACAATTATCGAGAGAAACCTGCAGAGAAGAGGAAATCAAAATCTTGTAAAGCTGCAAGTAAGATCAACAATGCATCTGAGGATTTAAATGACTTGATCTACCATTGAGGGGAGCAATATGTCAGGTCAGTTAACCTATATGCTACATTTAGCACCCATTTACATATTGTTTCtgttgaaaaaggaaaaagttttccttttaaaattttacattgtATTGTTTCTGCAACCATTCCTGCATGCAGCAAACATCACTGAAAAcaagctgggcttgcgctagccattcaccacttcgccataggcaaaataaattccagagtggctacaaggtttttagcctgtggagccacagtggcgttctcatttttagggaaaaaaaggctaaaagttacaacttttttggactcgcgaaaatctcCGAgcaataacataagaaaacaaactttttctctcactaGGCGGCGTggatcttcttcatcttcttcttcatcttctttttctccatcatgatgctgcactgtttttaatggactgtaagtttctaaagttaaatggtttgcctccgttttatcatggtgtttttaagtcatgggccctatttaaaagcagcccaggaaaaagctctgactctagtttctggttactgaaggaaccaccagtgcatggagccaggctggatgtctgcagtggagccacacctgggctgtctgcagcgctttgtagaaccaggaccatgaccctccagcagctggtggacaacgccgggccagcgttggcggatgcccaggctgtgagctccctgctgaacatccagttcaccagggtggctcagagggtgctacaactgtggaggcaaagactctctggGAAGGAGATAAGCCTCCTCCTAggctatagtacagggactgtgccggacagcaaagatcctttccctgaggtccacatcagtcccctgtttggagaactggagggtcctctcctcggagatgaacgacagatcagcctgcacacggccaacaaaaaaatactgtacaaacaatgtgtaaaagtaatcaacaagaaaagcctgtgtaacagagcacccactaccttggccaacaggatgacgggaaatggacctgacccacagtggagacttttatACAAATCTCCCCccaagaaaaaaacatagacgacctccagtggaggattttacatggtgccatcggttccaatgcttttatctctgtttttaaccctgcggtgccCAACCaatgtcccttctgtccccttcgtgaagcggtctttcatgctttcagtgagtgtgggagacttgcagtgctcttcactcttctaacgaatgtttttaatttgttcagtgaaaattttagtatcaggaaattcatctacggtgctgggtacaatagatcgaatcagagaaagtggccgattttaaattttatctctggagaggcaaaactcgcaatttatgtgacctggaagaggagaattgaaaacaacactgttcaagaagcagcaactgttttttgctgtaacatcagatgttgcttaaaactagaatttggtttctataaaatgacaaaagacctgaataactttaggaacatctggtgttacaaaaatgtcctatgcactttagttgatgaccacctcacttttgcaaactccCTGATATattgcactaatttttaaattgtatttccttttgtttattagtgtttttgaagtttcatctaatagaaaattgttaaatgttctgaatgtgattgaagtttttttgcaaaaaatcttcttcttctgacgcactttagtgctttcatctaatgtaaaattgtagtaatgtttgaatgtgattaaagtgtttttgcaaaaatcaaaaaaatctccatcatCTTCTTCTCCGTCATCATCTTCTCCGTCATCATCTTCTCCGTCATCATCTTCTCCGTCATCTTCTTCTCCGTCGGCGTGCATGcagacggaaatagccgaagtgacccgaacgctctggatcattaaatatgcactcgagtcatgacctcctctcgtccaatgaaaaaacaaggattctattttacaagctaaacccgtgatttggtgtacgacaaggcgaggacgatcgatcgaaagaaaatgagaatagaatgttttatagtagattttgaattaaaactaattgaacaacaaatggtgaatgatgagagggggtaggagtggtgacagaccgatcagaaggtaaatgaaagaaattatcaatacttttttgtagtcttagacttttgatccctatgacgggcaggaataaccagcgattcatgtaaatgtgtacagtattcacctcgcttgctataatggcaagtaaaacttacaagtaaatatTGAGTCATATTTTgcatgactgtatcttcacatagtgaatgcaagttttcaattgttgaatctcacatttagaCCTGCATAAAGtgggatagaaataaagatagttaagcttgaactattgactttagtgtatttttgtaggcaaactgaacagaagattttgccctcagaatgcaccagaacgcaggaaaacaacccccttttctaaaaaattttgaGGGGGGAGACGTAGGCAGGAGAAGTCTACTGGACACCACCATCCTCAAACTATTCCGGCCCCCTCCCTCTGTGTCTCAAACAAGTTGCCCCCCTCAGTAGCACACCGACTGAGAAGCACACTCTGGTCATTGGCTCTTCCATAGTGAGACACGTTAATTTCGGACAGCCAGCGGCCACAGTTAGCTGCATCCATGGGGCCAGCAAAGGCGACATCGAAGGAGAGTTAAAGTTAATGAGTAAAACTAAACGGAGGTTTAAACAAATTGCAACCCACTGTGGGGTAATGATGCTCGCCTGAGAAAGTCGGAGGTCCTAAAAGCTAATGTTGAGTCGGTGTGCAGATTTGCAAAGACCCTGGCTGATGAAGTAGTTTTCTCTGGTCCCTCCCAGACCCCCCTGTGGGGGTGTAtctccccacacacaccccacaacaagtgtggttttacatcccccaacaattgaaaacttgcattcactatgttaaaatacagtcatacaaaatattactcaatgtttacttgtaagttttacttgctattatagcaagccgctgtcttagACAccgaatgtggctttttgtggcttactcagtTCGTtcacactgagccacagtggcttagtcatactagctcctgcTGCAAGCCCAGACAAGGTAGCATGTTTTTCATGGCAGTAGTtcaaaatacagaataaaatcaCCATCATGATTCAGCAAATATACATTGGAGGGGTGTAAATAAACTTAAGAGtctgcagcaaaaacaaaaccaaacagtccAACTTTTGTTTGTCGTTCAGAACACGGTGAACACATGAATAAGGGTGGCAGGAACTATAATAAACATTCCTAAAGTGTAGCTGTGTTGTCATCATTTTAAGGCAGAGTagcttttttcctgtttttgtgacATCGGTGTAGCAGGGCTTTGAAAACTATCAAACTATCAATTTTGGAGCCCATTTTCAAATGTTGGCTGTTTCAGTGCTTGAAAATTTCCATTCCCATAAAAAGAGACGGCCGAAGAACAGAGGAGTTCCGTACTGGGGTGAGGTACTTTTTGTGTTAATGGCCCCTTATGAGCAGTGTACAAGAGGCTTTTCTCACTTTCTAACACTTTAATTAATACCTCCTTCAATGTGGATATTAACAAGTACTCCAAGGAAAatcataatgaatgaataatgagtGTAACTACGAACTGCAGGCCTAATATGCATCCACACAAATTAATATTGATAAATGTGTTTACACTCAGATTGTTCCTACTTTCTGTTCATGTTACCAGTTTCCAGACttatgatgttaaaaaaaatgtaaacagtagtttgtaaaatgtttgccaaaagcaaaaaataaaataaaaacagttttcaacTGAAACCATATCTAAAATTATACTGTCCAGTTACATCTGACAATGACATTAAACATGGTCAACAGCAAATCTATAACTGGCGAAGAAAACTATGTCGTGTACGTGAATATGCAGCTCGTATGTTGACTTACCCCAGATATAAGAAAAACCTTGCAGAAGTCGAGCACAGGAAGGATTTGTAAGAAACTGGCTGCTTCCAGAGTATCTTGCAGATTCTCCATGTTGAGAGACAACTTGGCTGTGTAGATAAAGTCTATGATTTTCTTCAGGCCTATTCTGTTGACTCCGTGAAGCTTGATGCACATTAAATCCTGTTCTTTCATTCCTCCTACATCAGGACAGCATTGGGGATAAAGAAAAGGCAGGTACTTAAATGCGTTTCAATTACCTGATACATAATCTGATTTGACTGAGAGGTCCGTGCGCAGCATCTATTTGATTCATCAGTAGAACACAAAGAATAATGTTCACATTAAGGGAACAGATTTCATTAAGCTGAAAGCACGCACAATTTCCTTTAGAAGTAAATGACTTATTTTGTAAAGGTCAGTGAACTGTTTGTGGTTTCAACAGGTTTGTGTTCAGAGAAAGGATTGGAGGTCTTAAGCAGAATCCCATTGCTCAGCACCTACACTTACGCAGATCCCTTACCACTAATGAACCATCCCTCACTCTAGATCCAGTTCTCGTCATACCTGCTTTAACAAGGTCTTCATCTGCTATCATTTCAGATACTTCGTCTTAATATGCTTAAAATGCTTTCATTTAAAGCTCCAGACATTCAAAAATGAATGCCATGCAACCAAGTGTTGTGTTTAATTTTCCTTTCATTGATTACAATATACAATATAATTCAAATAATAAGGTGCAAAAGGAGTCAATGCCTACCTCATTACAGGATCCAAGCAGACCAAAAATATTTGTGCAACCAGTCTTGCTTTGCTTTAATTCTTTATCTGCTTTGTTCTGGTCAGATGAACTAGACTCACCTGTGAACATCGCTTTAAAGTAGTCAGAGGAGGAAGCCATCATGGCACGATGTACAGGGAAAGTTTCATCGCCGTCCCCGGCCACCAGTGTGACATCACATAGTAAACCCTCTATTCTCAGCTGGTCAAATCCCTAACAGAACAAGACAAAAGGTGAGAGAGGCATGGAATGGAGACAAGCTTCAGAAACCTGAACTGAGCTGATGACAATGCAAGCTTAGTTATCATACCACCTTACACATCCTGTTCATGCTGGGTCGATTGGACTTTCATACATCTGGATCATTGCATAAAAAGGTATCCAAAATGTAACTGAGTACAAGTAATAACAGTTCTAAATATACTCTTGCATTAAAGGAGTGTGCAGGATCGCAAGGGAGGGCTGCAACTATGAAGCGTGATCAACAATCAGAGTAAGCAGCCATCAGCAGAAAGCAGCTTACTCCAAGATGACAGTGAAAGGCCCTGGAGCCTCTCATAACCCCCCACGCCCCCAAGCAGAGGAATGgtgacagtaaattatttttgctGTCATATTATACGACACTTTAAGATGCATAGTTTCATTAGACTTTAATAAAAAactagaaaaattaaaattgtggTGCATTGGAAAAGAAATGTGTTAATACGTTTCCAGCGCCATATCGCTTTGTGATCAGCTGCTTTCAATAAATTTCGACAATGTGGTGTTAAAATACTTATATTATTCAAAGATTTCCATAATATTAGCCTTAAAGTTCCCTTGTTCATAAGACATTGTGTCTGAACCCTCACCTGAAGAACCACTGAGCTGTGAGTGTTGCTTGTGAAAAACCGAGTGTTCCCTGTCTTTGATGCCTGAAGGTGAGCAGAGATGCCCATATCACCATAGCCCAGAGCAACTTTCATGTGAGCGTCGTCGTCCTCCACGAGGGATCTGTGAgaaaataagatagaaagaaggTTTCACTTCAAAGGGGAAGCAGAAACACGTGTTTCCCTCTCTTTTTACCCCATGGAAGGTAGAGAGAGGTTGTCAAAGTGACTTGACTGGGATATGCTGGCATCAGTATCTTAATTGTTTGACAATCATCTTAAGTTAAAAGGGAGGAAGTATAGATATCCTCCAACCTTCCCTCTGTGTCTTTTGGCATGAAACTGAACTCTGCTGTTCCATTAAGGTCACTCAGTGgttctaaacacaattagctgCATCCAAATTTGATTTTATGCCCACTGTGAAGCGCCATCAAGTCTGGAAAAAtagctttaatttaaaaaacaaacaaaaaaaaaaccatctaaGCAATGCGTGTACTGAGTAATATCTTGAAATGAGGAAgtcataataattataaatgcaTAAAATTATCCCCGGAAGATTTTTTCtgcataaaatatgaaattaatgaCTCTTATTGATGATGATTTACGGCAACAACAGTTAAAGCCGTTTCCTCAAATCAAACCAGCAGCACATGTGAGTGAGGACACAATGGACAGTTATATAtcatactagcgggaacctgtggaaattccacgattaAAGAATATCATCAGACTTCatatcaaacatatgaaaactaATATATTAGTATTATAAACCACATGCACCCAACGTAATCcaaaatcaatgtggtgacaTAACGACTGTGttggtaaatcatggattgtacTGGgtgggcattgcgaagccgtcGATGAAtcttagcaggctaactggagaaagaaagctaactaatcgtgagattggggcaggagctaacgttaaaggaaaaggcacctgtcaaaagagcaagtggaaaagaaatattagagaagtgatagatctgttagctgactacatgaacagacctgtatgtagttactttaagacagtttttgtcagatgcccgagaagtattttggatactacatcgattgtcccgtTCCAAATAGAAACCATAGCTTCTAccaacatagcagatgccttaagccatattgttcacgtgattccttctgacagatgcgccatgattggttgggtgcttgttgacaggtagtgggtggagttggtgacagcgtgagacttttaagtctcaaatatataggtgggaaTATTagttatataaattaaatttcaagaaaacaatttatgagtttgaaataaatatattttataataaattaaGTGTTGGTCTTTTCTAAccaatttttctttgtcatggGTTTCCATCAGCGGGTGTCTAATTTTTCTGTCGGTCTCTGTATTGAATGTTTTGTCAGGGTTATTGTTATGTGAGACGTTTTAATCTGTGCCGTCTCCTCATGGCGCATGGAGTTCTCCACCCCTCTCCAGAAAGCCTCGATGTGAGTCTTTAAAACCACATCCTTCATATATAAAAACTtgaacttatttttttttaaaaacaagccCAAAGCATGTACCAATCTCAAGTAAAATGCACATGCAATACAGATAATAAAATATGCCCTTTGAGGTACATTTCTACATTTCATTGTCTCTTCTCATCAAGTTCCAGTTTTTCTcgattgcttacacacattttctgaaagcatgCTTCATACTCTCAGAACTctacacacaaatccaaaaacacacacaatggtcaAAACCCTCTCACTTCTCTTGCGAAATGAAGCTTTACTTTCAAAACAACGTTATCTCGTCTCaaaatggtgttttgttgtcaaatgacaaacacaaaccatcaaATGAGTAGACATTTATAAGAACCATTTGAACACTGATGTGCTCAGTGCAAAACACTgtgatgaatggaaaacacgtctTCTCCTTTCATCATAAGGACTTGGGccttttttgttcagtgttgCACTTACTACAGACAGTCCAGAAAACagtgttgtaaaatattttagaatattttttttatactcagAACAAATACACTGTCAgttagtcagtcatcttcagattaccaccgctgtatccgccgcagcaggtcacggggagccagagcctatctcggcggcataggg is part of the Antennarius striatus isolate MH-2024 chromosome 13, ASM4005453v1, whole genome shotgun sequence genome and harbors:
- the klhl13 gene encoding kelch-like protein 13 isoform X1; its protein translation is MPLKWKSGSPVSWKFPVPVLKTSRSSPLSPAYISLVEDDDAHMKVALGYGDMGISAHLQASKTGNTRFFTSNTHSSVVLQGFDQLRIEGLLCDVTLVAGDGDETFPVHRAMMASSSDYFKAMFTGGMKEQDLMCIKLHGVNRIGLKKIIDFIYTAKLSLNMENLQDTLEAASFLQILPVLDFCKVFLISGVSLDNCVEVGRIANTYNLTEVDKYVNNFILKNFPSLLGTGEFVKLPFERLAFVLSSNSLKHCTELDLFKAACRWLRYEDGRMDYAPKLMKNIRFPLMNPQELINHVQTVDFMRTDNTCVNLLLEASNYQMMPYMQPVMQSERTAIRSDSAHLVTLGGVLRQQLVVSKELRLFDEKAHEWKALAPMDAPRYQHGIAVIGNFLYVVGGQSNYDTKGKTAVDTVFRYDPRYNKWMQVACLNEKRTFFHLSALKGHLYAVGGRNAAGELATVECYNPRTNEWTYVAKMNEPHYGHAGTVYGGYMYISGGITHDTFQKELMCFDPDADKWTQKAPMTTVRGLHCMCTVGDRLYVIGGNHFRGTSDYDDVLSCEYYSPALDLWTPIAPMLRGQSDVGVAVFENKIYVVGGYSWNNRCMVEIVQKYDPEKDEWHKVFDLPESLGGIRACTLTVFPPEDISGSPSRESPLSAP
- the klhl13 gene encoding kelch-like protein 13 isoform X2, whose amino-acid sequence is MEHPMHRGETMPIGLHDRSLVEDDDAHMKVALGYGDMGISAHLQASKTGNTRFFTSNTHSSVVLQGFDQLRIEGLLCDVTLVAGDGDETFPVHRAMMASSSDYFKAMFTGGMKEQDLMCIKLHGVNRIGLKKIIDFIYTAKLSLNMENLQDTLEAASFLQILPVLDFCKVFLISGVSLDNCVEVGRIANTYNLTEVDKYVNNFILKNFPSLLGTGEFVKLPFERLAFVLSSNSLKHCTELDLFKAACRWLRYEDGRMDYAPKLMKNIRFPLMNPQELINHVQTVDFMRTDNTCVNLLLEASNYQMMPYMQPVMQSERTAIRSDSAHLVTLGGVLRQQLVVSKELRLFDEKAHEWKALAPMDAPRYQHGIAVIGNFLYVVGGQSNYDTKGKTAVDTVFRYDPRYNKWMQVACLNEKRTFFHLSALKGHLYAVGGRNAAGELATVECYNPRTNEWTYVAKMNEPHYGHAGTVYGGYMYISGGITHDTFQKELMCFDPDADKWTQKAPMTTVRGLHCMCTVGDRLYVIGGNHFRGTSDYDDVLSCEYYSPALDLWTPIAPMLRGQSDVGVAVFENKIYVVGGYSWNNRCMVEIVQKYDPEKDEWHKVFDLPESLGGIRACTLTVFPPEDISGSPSRESPLSAP